One stretch of Thermoprotei archaeon DNA includes these proteins:
- the tgtA gene encoding tRNA guanosine(15) transglycosylase TgtA yields the protein MSFEILDKSLCGRIGLLKTRHGNIKTPALLPVLNPVKQELSAQDVAKIGFDAVITNAYLLWKNMKGKPIDVHDHLNFSGPIMTDSGGYQILRYGTVEVKPEEIVEYEKLINSDVAVILDVPTGPDDDWNKAKESVEITLRRAIESNKIRDRERLWVGPIQGGKYLDLVKLSAESMSQHGFDIYAVGSPTGLMEGYKFSTVLKMVIIAKSIIGSGNPMHLFGAGHPMFFPFMVAVGVDIFDSAAYALYAQNNRYMTSSGTFRINDLKELPCNCPVCSKTSADDVKNMSQEERKRFLMIHNLYVSLSEIKRIRQHITEGTLWELCEERSRAHPSLFKAMKVLVKFHKHLERCDPITKPVIHGLFFYNNETALRPQTYRHVMRIISNYSPESVKLIILLPPIISRPYIRSSTIKNIIQLINNTKYADSSCIAIVGDPFVFTPIELSEVYPLSQYEGIACSKTLSKIFIDNLSNLKFLNELEMAISVSDNHNNYLLSRINEHLRERGVKVIEVSLQKGDSVIKILRNVLSLL from the coding sequence ATGAGTTTCGAAATACTAGATAAAAGCCTTTGCGGAAGAATAGGACTACTTAAGACTAGACATGGAAACATTAAAACACCCGCACTTTTACCAGTTTTAAACCCTGTAAAACAAGAACTTTCTGCACAAGATGTTGCTAAAATAGGCTTTGATGCAGTAATAACCAATGCTTATCTTCTTTGGAAGAACATGAAAGGGAAACCAATAGATGTTCACGACCATTTAAACTTTAGCGGACCAATAATGACAGATTCTGGGGGTTATCAGATTCTACGTTATGGCACTGTTGAAGTTAAGCCCGAAGAAATTGTAGAATATGAAAAGTTAATTAACAGTGATGTTGCAGTAATACTCGATGTGCCAACTGGTCCTGACGATGACTGGAACAAAGCTAAAGAAAGTGTGGAGATAACATTACGAAGAGCAATTGAAAGTAATAAAATAAGAGACCGTGAAAGACTTTGGGTTGGACCTATTCAAGGTGGTAAGTATCTCGATTTAGTTAAATTATCAGCTGAATCAATGAGCCAGCATGGGTTTGACATATACGCTGTAGGAAGTCCGACCGGTTTAATGGAAGGTTACAAATTTAGTACAGTATTAAAAATGGTGATCATTGCGAAAAGCATTATTGGCTCCGGGAATCCAATGCATTTATTTGGTGCAGGACACCCTATGTTCTTCCCCTTTATGGTTGCTGTTGGAGTAGATATATTTGATTCTGCCGCATACGCTCTCTACGCACAAAATAATAGATATATGACTTCATCAGGTACATTTAGGATAAACGATCTAAAAGAATTGCCGTGCAACTGTCCTGTCTGTTCAAAAACTTCTGCAGACGATGTAAAAAATATGTCCCAGGAAGAAAGAAAACGTTTTCTGATGATTCACAATCTGTATGTTAGTCTATCTGAAATAAAAAGAATACGTCAGCACATAACTGAAGGTACACTCTGGGAGCTTTGTGAAGAAAGAAGCCGTGCACATCCATCCTTGTTTAAAGCTATGAAAGTTCTTGTGAAATTTCACAAACATCTGGAACGATGCGATCCAATCACCAAACCCGTCATTCATGGTCTCTTTTTCTACAACAATGAGACTGCATTAAGACCTCAGACCTATAGACATGTTATGAGAATTATATCAAATTATTCACCAGAATCTGTTAAACTTATTATATTGCTTCCTCCGATAATAAGTAGACCATACATTAGATCTTCTACTATAAAGAATATCATACAACTAATTAATAATACGAAATATGCGGATTCATCATGCATAGCTATTGTAGGTGATCCGTTTGTCTTCACGCCAATAGAACTTTCTGAAGTATATCCTCTATCTCAGTATGAAGGCATAGCTTGTTCCAAAACTCTTTCAAAAATATTTATAGATAATCTTTCTAATCTTAAATTTCTTAATGAGTTAGAAATGGCAATATCAGTATCTGATAACCATAACAATTATCTTCTTAGCAGAATTAATGAGCATCTAAGAGAAAGAGGAGTAAAAGTTATAGAAGTTAGTTTACAGAAGGGAGATTCTGTAATAAAAATTCTTAGAAATGTGCTTAGTTTATTATAA
- a CDS encoding Lsm family RNA-binding protein gives MSIVGIRRFTSEINNLVGRIIEVRTSLGRTYIGRLSAIDPEKLNMILTEVSSNGNKYHAVVLNGSNITEILLKEKPFDMRALVERLEKIFPKMVRYDESARLIIVAERVKVGEQGVVEGAGPIAEKVKSIYDQYIREIQ, from the coding sequence ATGTCCATAGTCGGGATTCGGAGATTCACCAGCGAAATTAATAACCTAGTAGGACGGATAATAGAAGTACGCACGTCGCTCGGTAGAACATATATTGGTCGTTTATCTGCAATAGACCCAGAAAAACTAAACATGATACTCACAGAAGTTTCTAGCAACGGTAATAAATATCATGCTGTTGTACTTAATGGCTCAAACATAACAGAAATATTGCTCAAGGAAAAACCATTCGATATGAGAGCATTGGTTGAAAGATTAGAGAAAATATTTCCTAAAATGGTTAGGTACGATGAGAGCGCACGATTAATAATTGTTGCAGAGCGTGTAAAAGTTGGAGAACAAGGTGTTGTTGAAGGAGCAGGACCCATTGCTGAGAAAGTGAAGTCAATATACGATCAGTATATAAGAGAAATCCAATAA
- a CDS encoding PAC2 family protein, translating to MKTEERASERTKFTVILKDRAIKEPIGKNKIFLTGFHGIGAVGYLTTRYIADQPDSKHIGYILLDRLPLVVKMGDSRIQLPFELYKRKNFIIMVTESPPEPREMHLLTRGIAEWVIAQGFEEAVLIGGLSDKYRSDDEQYRVAYTSAYASARKIFGKLIDPRLTIFGPLASLLSYFELNEFPAITILPYARQFEPDTRATMVALNVLNEHYDAKINVESIRKEVEEIEARIEASMKESEQKVLDEKSREKFMFYM from the coding sequence ATGAAGACGGAAGAGCGAGCGAGTGAGAGAACAAAGTTTACAGTAATATTAAAAGATAGGGCGATAAAAGAGCCTATAGGAAAAAATAAAATATTTCTCACGGGTTTTCATGGAATTGGGGCGGTAGGATATCTGACTACTAGATATATAGCTGATCAACCGGATTCAAAGCACATTGGATATATTTTGTTGGACAGATTACCGTTAGTCGTAAAAATGGGGGATTCGAGAATCCAATTACCTTTTGAACTTTATAAAAGAAAAAACTTTATAATAATGGTTACAGAATCACCTCCGGAACCTAGAGAGATGCACTTATTAACACGGGGGATTGCTGAGTGGGTTATAGCTCAAGGTTTTGAAGAGGCAGTTTTGATTGGGGGTTTATCAGATAAATATAGAAGTGATGATGAACAATACAGAGTTGCGTATACTAGTGCATATGCATCAGCTAGAAAAATCTTCGGAAAATTGATAGACCCACGTTTAACAATCTTTGGGCCATTAGCATCATTACTCTCCTACTTTGAGCTTAACGAATTCCCTGCAATAACCATTCTTCCATATGCTAGACAATTTGAGCCTGATACGCGTGCAACAATGGTAGCTTTGAACGTACTTAATGAACACTATGATGCAAAAATTAATGTAGAATCTATTAGAAAGGAAGTAGAAGAAATTGAGGCTAGAATAGAGGCAAGTATGAAAGAAAGTGAGCAAAAAGTGCTCGATGAGAAAAGTAGAGAAAAATTCATGTTCTATATGTGA
- a CDS encoding LSm family protein, translating to MSETQSKDFLQASIGQTVLVKLKGGRFVRGILKSFDMHMNLILLDAEEIDENKNTHKLGTLVVRGDNVILISPS from the coding sequence ATAAGCGAAACACAGTCAAAAGATTTTCTGCAGGCAAGTATAGGACAAACAGTACTGGTTAAATTAAAAGGCGGTAGATTCGTAAGGGGTATTTTAAAAAGTTTCGATATGCACATGAACCTCATATTATTAGATGCAGAAGAAATAGATGAAAATAAAAACACACACAAATTAGGTACATTAGTTGTGCGTGGAGATAACGTAATCTTGATATCACCTTCATAG
- the cas2 gene encoding CRISPR-associated endonuclease Cas2: MFVIMVYDVGEERLPKVLSIGRRYLTWVQNSVFEGEISDANFIRLKDNLSKVIDKKYDAITFYILRTTAYLKKENLGVIKGESTTII; the protein is encoded by the coding sequence ATGTTCGTGATAATGGTGTATGACGTTGGCGAGGAACGGCTTCCCAAAGTTCTGAGCATAGGAAGAAGGTATCTTACATGGGTCCAAAACTCGGTTTTCGAGGGCGAAATAAGCGATGCCAATTTCATAAGACTAAAAGATAACTTATCAAAAGTAATAGACAAGAAATACGACGCCATAACTTTTTACATTCTTCGAACCACAGCATACCTCAAAAAGGAAAACCTCGGAGTAATAAAAGGAGAAAGCACGACAATAATATAA
- a CDS encoding beta-CASP ribonuclease aCPSF1 has translation MGVQVADIQTRITRALLENLPADAKITRIEFEGPYLILYTENIKAVTGEEGLAAKIAKAARRKVIIRPAESIRLPVEKAREFLIKNIPPDVGLQEIYFDELKGEVHIYALKLGQLIGRGGMNLWMLMNEIKWKIVPHRAPAMQSEIFRIVSEQIISSKKEHLKTLMKIGQRLNRLRIYQDEYIRIIPLGGFGEVGRSSILVETPNSKVLLDAGAKPGAKTLYDEYPAFYIDGLNIEDLDAIVISHAHFDHTAALPYLFKYGYRGPVYMTEPTLHLTYLIIKDYLDVALKEGRSLPYTMNDVRTMMQHVITIDYEEVVDIAPDIKLTFYNAGHILGSSSVHLHIGDGLHNIVYSGDFKFANTRLLNKAFNNFKRVETLIMESTYGAPTDVMPSVEETEQSLIKIVKDTLERGGKVLMPMLSVGRAQEVMLAFYEAIENNKMPKVPIYVEGMILESTALHTAFLDELSWDIKNKVFKEGVIPFKSDYFYMLHEKIDRSEIIESSPCIIMAPSGMLNGGPALEYLRLLANDEKSTVVFTSYQVSGTLGRRLKDGIREVMLPDENDVERLITVKMDIQSVEGFSGHSDRKQLLNYVRTMPQKPKLIIVNHGERSKSLQLAHAIEKMFNIKTIAPEVLEAIKVH, from the coding sequence ATGGGAGTACAAGTAGCAGATATACAAACTAGAATAACTCGCGCACTACTTGAAAATCTACCAGCCGATGCTAAGATCACACGTATAGAATTTGAAGGCCCATACCTAATATTGTACACGGAGAATATTAAGGCTGTAACTGGTGAAGAAGGTTTAGCTGCGAAAATTGCTAAAGCTGCACGAAGAAAAGTGATCATAAGACCAGCAGAATCTATCAGATTACCAGTAGAAAAAGCTAGGGAGTTTTTAATAAAAAACATTCCACCAGATGTAGGACTGCAAGAAATATACTTTGATGAGCTTAAGGGTGAGGTTCACATATATGCACTAAAATTAGGGCAATTAATAGGCAGAGGAGGAATGAATCTCTGGATGCTTATGAATGAAATAAAATGGAAAATTGTTCCACACCGAGCGCCTGCTATGCAATCAGAAATTTTTAGAATTGTATCTGAGCAAATAATATCTTCTAAGAAAGAACACTTAAAAACATTAATGAAAATAGGACAACGTTTAAATCGCTTACGTATATACCAAGATGAATATATACGTATAATACCATTAGGAGGTTTTGGAGAAGTAGGACGCAGTTCTATTCTTGTAGAAACGCCAAATAGTAAAGTTTTGCTGGATGCCGGAGCAAAGCCTGGAGCAAAAACACTCTACGATGAATACCCCGCATTTTATATTGATGGGTTAAATATTGAAGACCTTGATGCGATAGTAATATCCCACGCGCATTTTGATCATACTGCAGCATTACCTTATCTTTTCAAATATGGATACAGAGGCCCTGTTTACATGACTGAGCCTACATTGCATCTAACATATTTAATTATAAAGGATTATCTTGATGTTGCTTTAAAAGAGGGGCGCTCATTACCCTATACTATGAATGATGTGCGCACGATGATGCAACACGTCATAACAATAGATTATGAGGAGGTTGTAGATATTGCTCCTGACATAAAGCTTACGTTCTATAATGCAGGTCATATTTTGGGTTCAAGTAGTGTACATCTTCATATTGGTGATGGTTTACACAATATAGTATACAGTGGTGATTTTAAATTTGCTAATACACGCCTTCTTAATAAAGCATTTAATAATTTTAAACGCGTTGAAACACTTATAATGGAATCTACTTACGGTGCACCAACGGATGTAATGCCATCTGTTGAAGAGACCGAGCAGTCTCTTATAAAAATTGTCAAGGATACTTTAGAGCGCGGTGGTAAAGTTTTAATGCCCATGCTTTCAGTAGGACGAGCACAGGAAGTCATGCTTGCTTTTTATGAAGCTATTGAGAACAATAAAATGCCCAAAGTACCTATATATGTTGAGGGTATGATATTAGAGAGCACTGCACTTCATACAGCATTTTTAGATGAACTCTCATGGGACATCAAAAATAAGGTGTTTAAGGAAGGCGTTATACCCTTCAAATCGGATTATTTCTATATGCTTCATGAGAAAATTGATAGGTCGGAAATTATAGAGAGTTCACCATGTATTATAATGGCTCCTTCAGGTATGCTTAATGGAGGACCAGCCCTAGAGTACTTACGTCTCTTAGCTAATGATGAGAAAAGTACTGTAGTATTTACATCATACCAAGTCTCAGGCACGTTAGGTAGAAGATTAAAAGATGGTATTAGAGAGGTCATGCTACCTGATGAAAACGACGTCGAACGACTTATCACCGTGAAAATGGATATACAAAGTGTAGAGGGATTTTCAGGTCATAGTGATAGAAAACAACTCTTAAACTATGTACGAACAATGCCACAGAAACCTAAGTTAATAATTGTGAATCATGGAGAGAGATCGAAGAGTTTACAATTAGCTCACGCAATAGAAAAAATGTTTAACATAAAAACTATAGCACCAGAAGTTCTTGAAGCAATCAAAGTACATTAG
- the psmB gene encoding archaeal proteasome endopeptidase complex subunit beta: MINMSSKDMRLRTGTTTVGVVCKDGVVLAADRKVTAGHLVAHKISKKILPIDTHALITIAGLVADAQALVDVLRANASLYRIRNKRPIPINAIASLASNILFGSRFLPYIVEVNVGGYDMRGPSLYSIDFFGSVTNERNYVARGSGSPVALGVLEKEYKEGITLNEGVRIATLAVHSASRWDLYTGGSGIDVVVVDANGYRFLDDQEIIKILSS, from the coding sequence ATGATAAATATGAGTTCCAAAGATATGAGATTACGAACAGGAACAACAACAGTTGGAGTAGTATGTAAAGATGGGGTAGTTCTAGCAGCAGATAGGAAGGTAACTGCAGGGCATTTGGTTGCACATAAAATAAGTAAAAAAATCTTGCCTATAGATACACACGCATTAATTACTATCGCAGGGCTAGTAGCAGATGCTCAAGCGTTAGTAGATGTATTACGGGCTAACGCGTCACTTTATCGGATCAGAAATAAACGCCCCATTCCGATTAATGCTATTGCAAGTCTTGCATCAAACATACTGTTCGGATCAAGATTTTTACCATATATAGTTGAAGTTAACGTAGGTGGATATGATATGCGCGGGCCTTCATTGTATTCTATAGATTTCTTTGGTTCTGTCACTAATGAACGAAATTACGTTGCTAGAGGATCTGGTTCACCTGTAGCTTTAGGAGTACTTGAAAAAGAATATAAGGAGGGAATCACGTTAAATGAGGGCGTTCGGATCGCTACATTGGCAGTACACTCAGCATCACGTTGGGACTTGTACACTGGTGGTTCCGGAATTGATGTGGTTGTAGTTGATGCAAATGGTTATAGATTTCTGGACGATCAAGAAATAATTAAAATATTATCATCATGA
- a CDS encoding DUF1947 domain-containing protein, whose product MSAQIKKRFYLSKGDSKKLNERLKISNIRLELSDKTIEYVELKSGEIIYLIDKKPEIIEINNKMVPFLTSKLILQLPRLYVDQGAVPHIINGADVMAPGVTKIVGELKEGVLAVVVDQSNNRPLAIVEILDDWSLLMKDKHGKIARNLHHFNDKIWKVVSELLR is encoded by the coding sequence ATGAGCGCTCAAATTAAAAAACGTTTTTATTTGAGTAAGGGTGACAGTAAAAAACTTAATGAACGGTTAAAAATAAGCAATATTAGGTTAGAGTTGTCAGATAAGACTATAGAATATGTAGAATTAAAAAGTGGAGAAATAATTTATTTGATAGATAAAAAACCTGAGATAATAGAGATAAATAACAAAATGGTACCCTTCCTCACATCAAAACTTATTCTTCAACTTCCAAGGTTATATGTAGATCAAGGAGCAGTTCCTCATATAATAAACGGAGCTGATGTAATGGCTCCAGGTGTTACTAAAATTGTAGGAGAGCTAAAGGAAGGAGTGTTAGCTGTTGTAGTTGATCAATCAAATAATAGACCACTAGCTATTGTCGAAATACTAGACGACTGGTCACTATTAATGAAAGATAAACATGGAAAAATTGCCAGGAATTTACATCATTTTAATGATAAAATCTGGAAAGTTGTGTCAGAATTGTTGAGATAG
- a CDS encoding 50S ribosomal protein L37e, with translation MKGTSSMGKMNRTPTHIRCRRCGRHSYNITKGYCAACGFGRTSKIRQYSWQNKKVNGIRLI, from the coding sequence ATGAAAGGCACATCATCAATGGGAAAAATGAACCGAACTCCCACACATATAAGATGCAGAAGATGTGGAAGACATTCATATAACATTACAAAAGGATACTGCGCAGCTTGCGGATTTGGTCGCACAAGTAAAATAAGACAATATAGCTGGCAGAATAAAAAGGTTAACGGAATCAGACTTATTTAG
- a CDS encoding MBL fold metallo-hydrolase, with protein sequence MSEVTIQVLGAGGEVGRSGILIKYKERALLLDYGTLTNDEVQFPLHVTPRDLSAVILSHAHLDHSGALPMLYASAKAPPLYSTIMTLELTDILLHDFMNISKSYLPFEEREVQKMFKNSIPVTAGDSIDVDNFHVKFYDAGHIPGSLMVEVEVNNKKILYTGDFNTWETKLLKPAQTPNSEYDLIISESTYSGVEHPPRSDVEKKLIEISTTTIENKGFVLIPAFSVGRSQEILSIFEEHNIPYTIYLDGMAKEVGSLFLQYPSFFRNYSLLKKALERAVWINSNAQRKRIIERPNIVVTPAGMLKGGPAVYYMNKIATINKNLVVLVSYQIPGTPGRRLYDERLWYMPNLKKDVNVAATVEWLDFSSHCGHSQLKSFLTKISTNRILLVHGETQKASILKSELEEHGINVEIANNGYTTKI encoded by the coding sequence ATGTCCGAGGTTACAATTCAAGTTCTAGGCGCCGGAGGAGAAGTAGGTAGGTCTGGAATTCTTATTAAATATAAAGAACGAGCATTACTCCTAGATTATGGTACACTTACAAACGATGAAGTACAATTTCCATTACATGTAACACCAAGAGATCTCTCTGCCGTAATATTATCACACGCTCATTTAGATCATTCAGGCGCGCTTCCAATGCTCTATGCATCAGCAAAAGCACCACCACTCTATTCAACAATAATGACACTCGAACTAACAGACATTCTTCTTCACGATTTTATGAACATTAGTAAATCATATTTACCATTCGAAGAAAGAGAAGTTCAAAAAATGTTTAAAAATTCAATACCAGTTACCGCCGGAGATTCAATCGATGTAGACAACTTCCACGTAAAGTTTTATGATGCAGGCCACATTCCTGGTAGTTTAATGGTCGAAGTTGAAGTCAATAATAAAAAAATATTGTACACCGGTGACTTTAATACATGGGAGACAAAACTTCTTAAACCTGCACAAACACCAAATTCAGAATACGACCTCATCATCAGCGAAAGCACTTACTCTGGAGTCGAACATCCACCAAGAAGTGATGTTGAGAAAAAATTAATAGAAATATCCACAACTACAATAGAGAATAAAGGTTTTGTCCTAATACCAGCTTTTTCCGTAGGAAGATCTCAAGAAATCTTATCAATCTTTGAAGAACATAATATACCATACACAATATACCTAGATGGAATGGCAAAAGAAGTAGGATCGTTATTTCTACAATACCCATCATTCTTTAGAAACTATTCATTACTTAAAAAAGCATTAGAACGGGCCGTGTGGATCAATTCAAACGCTCAACGAAAAAGAATCATAGAAAGACCAAACATAGTAGTAACACCAGCAGGAATGCTAAAAGGTGGACCAGCAGTATATTACATGAACAAAATTGCAACCATTAATAAAAACTTAGTAGTCCTAGTATCATATCAAATTCCAGGCACACCTGGTCGTAGACTTTATGATGAACGTTTATGGTATATGCCCAACCTTAAAAAAGATGTTAACGTCGCAGCAACAGTTGAGTGGTTAGACTTCTCAAGCCACTGCGGACACTCCCAACTTAAATCATTCCTAACAAAAATAAGCACTAACAGAATATTGCTAGTCCACGGTGAAACACAAAAAGCATCCATTCTCAAATCAGAATTAGAGGAGCATGGAATTAATGTCGAAATCGCAAACAATGGATATACAACAAAGATATAA